The Euphorbia lathyris chromosome 2, ddEupLath1.1, whole genome shotgun sequence genome includes a window with the following:
- the LOC136216595 gene encoding non-specific lipid transfer protein GPI-anchored 5-like — protein sequence MASRGIKGSMGVVVLLVAMLWGRGMAQSSCSSVIIGLASCLNYVTGSSATPSASCCSQLANVVQSQPECLCTVLNGGGSSIGVSINQTLALALPGACNVQTPPISRCNDANGPTMAADSPGGLPGGSKRIPDTGVSSSNGLNINKTLQLLVLAIFLSSSTFGSSF from the exons ATGGCCTCAAGGGGAATCAAGGGAAGCATGGGTGTAGTGGTTCTCCTTGTGGCCATGTTATGGGGCAGAGGCATGGCTCAATCGAGTTGCAGCAGTGTGATCATTGGCCTAGCTTCATGCCTAAACTATGTTACTGGAAGCTCAGCGACTCCTTCTGCCTCATGCTGCTCGCAGTTGGCTAATGTTGTGCAGTCACAGCCGGAATGCCTGTGCACGGTACTAAATGGTGGTGGTTCATCGATAGGAGTTAGTATTAACCAGACACTTGCTTTAGCCCTTCCTGGTGCTTGCAATGTTCAAACTCCGCCTATTAGCAGGTGCAATG ATGCTAATGGTCCTACGATGGCAGCTGATTCTCCAGGAGGTTTGCCAG GAGGATCTAAGAGAATTCCAGATACAGgagtaagctcatccaatggaCTAAACATAAACAAGACCCTTCAGCTCCTTGTGTTGGCCATCTTCTTATCTTCTTCAACTTTTGGCAGCAGCTTCTGA